Part of the Acidimicrobiia bacterium genome, CCGCATCCGGGCTTTCATGTCCGAAACGCTTGAGCGAAGGTCAGCCAATTCAATCCGCAACGCATCGCGCTCTCTTACCTGGTCGGCTGAGATCTCGACCGCCTGAGCGCTCGCTTCGGAGACCAAACGTTCGCCCTCAACACGAGCTTCGGCAACGATCTCATCAGCGGTACGCTGAGCGGCGACGAACGCTCGACGCATGGCGACCTCTGTTTCGCGGTTCGCCTGAAGCTGCTCCTCGAGCACGGACACCCGCTCATCGGCGTCCCGTAGGCGCTGATCATATTCCTTCATGGATGAAACAACCTCGTCAAGGAACGCGTCGACCTCACCTTCGTCGTAGCCTCGCAAGGAAACTCGGAACGTTTGCTGCGTGATGTCAATCGGGTTTAGCGGCATGTGTCATTCTCCATGGTCAAGATCTTAGCCAGGGGTTCCAACCCCTGCCGGTGGGTCAACATCCAATAACCGCCTGCAGAATATTCAGGGCGATGATGACGATGATCGGGCTCAAATCAAGCATCGCCGAGCCGACTCGAATGGGTTTGACGACCATCCTGATCCTGGCAAGTACCGGATCCACCAGGCGACTGAAAAGTCGCCATACGCGATTGGCTACATGGTCCGACGGCAACTGCCCGATCATGACGACATACGACAGGATAATCGAGACGATCATGATGCCGATGTACGCCGTGGCGGCGTAACAAACGAATTGAATCATTAGATATCAGGATCGAGATCAAAGAGTCCGAGTGACGCAAGGCGACGCTTCTCGTCGCGGCCGATCGAGACACGCGGTGGTGAAATGAGGATGACACCGTCGCTGATCTTTCGCATGGAGCCATCCAAGGAATACGTCAATCCCGTCGAGAAATCGATGATTCGACGAACCATTTCGGGTTCCGTCGTTCGTAAATCCAACACCACAGGTTCTCGCTCCCGGATCCGGTCGGCAAGGATCTTCGCATCGTCAAAGTCGGAGACAACCACAATTTGCGTTCTACCGTCTGGACTCGACATTGGCCGCACCGCAGCCAGGTCACCCCGGTCCGATGAGGATCGACGCGCCGACGGAGGCGGCTCTACCCTTCGACCGATTACCTCACCTGGCGCCGTCATCGGAGCCTGGCGACCGGAACCACCGACCCGGCCACTCGGGCGCGAAACGGCCGAACGTTCGGGATGCGGGGCGGCTTCGACGTGACGCGGCCCGGCAACAACTTCCTCATCGGTCAACTGGTCCTCATCGACCAGGCCGAGCCACACCAAACCTTTTTGAAACACAGAAGCCACCGTGGACCTCCCCTCGTCTAACTCGTTCTATCGCCAAAGATAGCCGACCCGACGCGGATAATTGTCGCACCCGCCTCGATGGCCACTTCAAAATCCTGTGACATACCCATCGATAGTTCCCTGACCGCCTTGTGGTTAAGTGAATCCCGAACATCTCGAAGCCGCTCGAACCAGGCTCGAGCCTCGTTCTGGTCGCTCGAAGGTGGCGGAATGGCCATGAGTCCCACGAGGGGGAGCCCCAGTTCTTCACATGCCTCCACGGCACCACGGACTGCCTCGACCTGAAAGCCATGTTTGGTTGCCTCACCGCCCAGCTTGACCTGCAGGAGCGCCGGCGGTGCCTGACCGGGTCCCTTCATCCAGGCGGCCGCCAATTCGATTCGGTCAAGGCTATGCAACATCGCCACGGCCGGCCTCACCTGCCGGATCTTGTTGCGCTGCAGCGGGCCGATGAAGTGCCATTCGACGTCTGGTCCGACGGCTCCATACTTGACTGCCAGCTCCTGGGCTCGACTCTCGCCGAACACGCGTTGACCGGCCCGATAGGCTTCCTGAAGCTTCTCGATCGGTTGCCCCTTCGAAACGGCGACCAACTGCACCGACTCACGTGGTCGACCCGCTCGTTCACAGGCGGCGACAATCCGCTTCTCTACCTCCTCAAGACCCCTCATCCCAACCACCCCATGGCGACCATCCGCTCGACGACGGCCCCATTACGGTATGAGAAGTACTTGTCGTCGCAACCGGTGCAGCCACCGAATTCCTCGAAAACCAACCCTGGAAGGCGGCGCTTTGACTCAGCCATCAGATCCACCGATACGGTACCCCAGGTGGTGAGTGCTCGCGAGTCGGGAAAGACGGCCGCAACCTCGGGGCCGACCTCGTAGCAACACCGTCTCATTCCCGGTCCCGCCGTCACGCGATGTGGTGAGCTTCCCAGAGCACCCATAGCCTCAACGGTTGCTTCCAGGACCCCGGCATCAAGACCTCGCCAACCGGCGTGGGCGACCCCAATTACACCGGTACCTTCAAAAACCAAACCAAGACAGTCGGCCGTGAATATCGCTACCGGGAGGCCCGTCGTTCGAGTGACCAGAGCATCGGCATCTCCGTGTATGCCGGGTTCGGTAGCCACGACCACTCGCCCGGCGTGCACCTGATTGACGGTCGCCCATTCGGTAGCGACCTGATGCTTCAGGCTGAATCGTCGTCGATCGCCTTGCCTCAGGTCGCCATCGCTGGCAACCGAGAATGCGTGGTGCGTGGCACTACCCCTGGACAAAACTCGGAATCTCGAAATCACCGTCATCAGATGGGCGTGGGCGACTGGCCGACGGAGTAAAACTCCCGGAGGCCAGCCCTCGCTGGCGCGAACCTTTGCCGTCGAACCCGGCAGCAATTACGGTCACCCGCATGTCTTGTCCGAGTGCGTCGTCGATAATGGCCCCGAAAATGATCTCAGCCTCGGTGTCGGACGACTCCGCCACGACGGTTGCCGCGGCGTTGACCTCGTGGAGTGTCATGGATGACGGGCCGGCGATCGAGAGCAGAACTCCGCGAGCACCGTCCATGGAGGTTTCGAGTAGCGGTGAGGCAATCGCCCTGGCCGCAGCCTGAATGGCCCGGTCGTCGCCGGTGGCCTGACCGATACCCATGACTGCCGTGCCGGCGTCCTGCATGATTGTCTTCACATCGGCAAAGTCGACATTGATCAGTCCCGGAGTCGTGATGAGGTCGGTGATGCCCGCCACTCCTGAAGTTAGGATCTCATCGGCCATTCGGAAGGCTTCGATGATCGGCATCTTCGGATCAGCCACCTCAAGCAACCGATTATTCGGGATGACGATCAGCGTATCGACTGCCTCGCGTAGGTTCTGAATTCCCTGTTCGGCCTGAAGGGAGCGACGACGACCTTCGAACCCGAAGGGACGGGTGACGACGCCTACCGTCAAGGCTCCAAGGCTGCGGGCGACATCGGCTACAACCGGGGCTCCTCCGGTACCCGTACCACCACCCTCACCGGCGGTGACGAAGACCATGTCGGCCCCTTTGATGACTTCTTCGAGTTCCTCGCGGTGGGCTTCGGCTGCTGCCCTTCCAACCTCCGGGTTGGCACCGGCGCCGAGGCCTCTGGTGATGTCACGTCCAAGGTCGAGCTTGACGTCGGCATCGGACATCAACAACGCTTGAGCATCTGTATTGACGGCGATGAACTCAACGCCGCGAATGCCGGCTTCAATCATGCGATTGACGGCATTTACGCCACCGCCACCGACACCTACGACTTTGATTACGGCAAGATAATTTTGAGGTGAACTCATGGTTTTGTCTCCGGGGAAAGCGGGGTTCAATCTCAACCTAACCCCTAATCTTTCAACCGTAAAGTGTATAGAGCTAACCCTCTAGTAGAGGTTCAGGGTGCCGGGGAGGGGTTCGCTGAATCCGCCTCCGGGACCATCACGGTCGGGCGGGTCGGGGCAATCACGTTGATGAGCGACCCGGTCGGCTGCCCTTCGAGGATCACGGCTGCCAGAGACCTCGCCTTTTGATCCATTTCGATAGGCCCCCCCAGCCGGACGGTGAAGCCATCGACATCGGCCCATAGTTCACCGTCGATCTGGCTCACCACCGCTGGCATGCCCTGCCAAGCGGCCAGGAACCGGATCGCGGCAAGGTCGAATACCTCGGTAATCCGTTCCCCCACCTCCACCGGATCGGCAGACGCCAACACCCGTCCGCGAGTGGCAACGTCAACCTCACCAACAGCTGCGAGGACCATGCCGTCCACGGCGACCACCACATCACCGGTTCGATGCTCAAGGACGGCTACCGGAACACGCTCGATCAACACCACTTCGATCGTGTTGGGAAAAACCTTCCTGACGGCCACATCGGCCACGTAGGGGTTGGCGCGCAGAGCCACCTCGGCCGACCCCGTGCTGACCAGGAGAAGCGGTTCGCCGCTGGTAATCCCTACTTCGGCCAAAATGGAGTCGACGGGCGTGTTGAAAGCCCCGTCGACCGCGATCGCCTCGATCGATAAAGCAGGCGACTTTACAACCCACACGGCTGTCGCCAAAAGGGCAACGACCATAAGGATCCAGACCACCCGACGAGCGCTGACCCGGGATCGGTTCACCTGCACCACGCGACGGCGCGCCTCGATGCGCGGGTCCACCGATTGGCTCATTCCTCAAACCCCACAAACACCATCTCCGGGACCAACCAAACACCGGTCCGCTCATGAACCAATGACTGGATCAACGAAACCAGGCCGTGGATATCCCGGGCGGTCGCTCCGGTCTCTGCGACAAAAAAATTGGCGTGTTTCGTCGACACCGACACCTGGCCTACCCGGGTACCCTTTAGCCCGAGATCATCGATGATCCGGCCGGCCGCATCACCTTTCGGGTTCTTGAACACGCTGCCTGCATTGTGGGTGCCACCCGGTTGGTGGTCTCGTCGCCAGCGGGTGATCTCTCGCATGGCATCTTCGATCTCCTCGGGATCACCCGGTGACCCGGCAAACTGGCCCGCCAGCACGATCTCGTGCGAATTCAGGTTCGACGATCGGTATTGATAGTCAAAGGTGGCGGGTTCCCGCTCGGTGGCAACCCCGGTTCGCAGGTCGAACACCGTTGCTGACGTCAACGTGCTGGAGATGTCACTTCCGAAGCAGCCGGCGTTCATGCGGATGGCGCCTCCCACCGACCCGGGAACCCCGACCATCCAGGCGAATCCTCCGATCCCGGCTTTGGCAGCCGCCCTGGCAACCGCCGGTAACGGAACAGTCGATCCGGCCGAGACGTCATAACCCTTCAGGTCAATGCCCGAGAAAGCAGCTCCGAGTCGAATGACCAATCCAGGGAATCCCTCATCGGCCACGACGAGGTTCGAGCCCCTCCCAATCACGAGAACCGGCCCGTCGTAGGGACTCACGGCTTCGAGATCGTTTATCTGGTCAGCGTCAAGCAGCCAGCGCGCCGGACCGCCGACCTTGTAGGTGGTCAACGGTCCCAGGTCGACACCCTCACGCACCGTTCCTTTCAGCACCAGGTCAGTCAACATCCCGATGACCCCCAGCCAGTAACACGGCAAGCTCATCAGGAATGGTTGTAATGTCGCCGGCTCCCATGGTCAGAACCAGGTCACCGGGTTCCACCCGATCCGCCAGGTAGGCGGCCAGGTCGGCTCGATGGGCAACATATTCGACCGTGCCACCCATTGAAGCCATTGCAGCATCGGCCACCAGCCGCCCGGTTACCCCAGGCAACGGTGTTTCGCGGGCCGCATACACGT contains:
- a CDS encoding polyphenol oxidase family protein — translated: MSRGSATHHAFSVASDGDLRQGDRRRFSLKHQVATEWATVNQVHAGRVVVATEPGIHGDADALVTRTTGLPVAIFTADCLGLVFEGTGVIGVAHAGWRGLDAGVLEATVEAMGALGSSPHRVTAGPGMRRCCYEVGPEVAAVFPDSRALTTWGTVSVDLMAESKRRLPGLVFEEFGGCTGCDDKYFSYRNGAVVERMVAMGWLG
- a CDS encoding FtsQ-type POTRA domain-containing protein, which encodes MSQSVDPRIEARRRVVQVNRSRVSARRVVWILMVVALLATAVWVVKSPALSIEAIAVDGAFNTPVDSILAEVGITSGEPLLLVSTGSAEVALRANPYVADVAVRKVFPNTIEVVLIERVPVAVLEHRTGDVVVAVDGMVLAAVGEVDVATRGRVLASADPVEVGERITEVFDLAAIRFLAAWQGMPAVVSQIDGELWADVDGFTVRLGGPIEMDQKARSLAAVILEGQPTGSLINVIAPTRPTVMVPEADSANPSPAP
- a CDS encoding cell division protein SepF, which produces MASVFQKGLVWLGLVDEDQLTDEEVVAGPRHVEAAPHPERSAVSRPSGRVGGSGRQAPMTAPGEVIGRRVEPPPSARRSSSDRGDLAAVRPMSSPDGRTQIVVVSDFDDAKILADRIREREPVVLDLRTTEPEMVRRIIDFSTGLTYSLDGSMRKISDGVILISPPRVSIGRDEKRRLASLGLFDLDPDI
- the murB gene encoding UDP-N-acetylmuramate dehydrogenase — encoded protein: MSLPCYWLGVIGMLTDLVLKGTVREGVDLGPLTTYKVGGPARWLLDADQINDLEAVSPYDGPVLVIGRGSNLVVADEGFPGLVIRLGAAFSGIDLKGYDVSAGSTVPLPAVARAAAKAGIGGFAWMVGVPGSVGGAIRMNAGCFGSDISSTLTSATVFDLRTGVATEREPATFDYQYRSSNLNSHEIVLAGQFAGSPGDPEEIEDAMREITRWRRDHQPGGTHNAGSVFKNPKGDAAGRIIDDLGLKGTRVGQVSVSTKHANFFVAETGATARDIHGLVSLIQSLVHERTGVWLVPEMVFVGFEE
- the ftsZ gene encoding cell division protein FtsZ gives rise to the protein MSSPQNYLAVIKVVGVGGGGVNAVNRMIEAGIRGVEFIAVNTDAQALLMSDADVKLDLGRDITRGLGAGANPEVGRAAAEAHREELEEVIKGADMVFVTAGEGGGTGTGGAPVVADVARSLGALTVGVVTRPFGFEGRRRSLQAEQGIQNLREAVDTLIVIPNNRLLEVADPKMPIIEAFRMADEILTSGVAGITDLITTPGLINVDFADVKTIMQDAGTAVMGIGQATGDDRAIQAAARAIASPLLETSMDGARGVLLSIAGPSSMTLHEVNAAATVVAESSDTEAEIIFGAIIDDALGQDMRVTVIAAGFDGKGSRQRGLASGSFTPSASRPRPSDDGDFEIPSFVQG
- a CDS encoding YggT family protein, translating into MIQFVCYAATAYIGIMIVSIILSYVVMIGQLPSDHVANRVWRLFSRLVDPVLARIRMVVKPIRVGSAMLDLSPIIVIIALNILQAVIGC
- a CDS encoding YggS family pyridoxal phosphate-dependent enzyme; this encodes MRGLEEVEKRIVAACERAGRPRESVQLVAVSKGQPIEKLQEAYRAGQRVFGESRAQELAVKYGAVGPDVEWHFIGPLQRNKIRQVRPAVAMLHSLDRIELAAAWMKGPGQAPPALLQVKLGGEATKHGFQVEAVRGAVEACEELGLPLVGLMAIPPPSSDQNEARAWFERLRDVRDSLNHKAVRELSMGMSQDFEVAIEAGATIIRVGSAIFGDRTS